Proteins encoded together in one Montipora capricornis isolate CH-2021 unplaced genomic scaffold, ASM3666992v2 scaffold_384, whole genome shotgun sequence window:
- the LOC138035415 gene encoding uncharacterized protein produces the protein MVIVKGLFLLCTRTEVSRLQMEASKLLRSRRSSDSRKKRKKEQKALDAKRRKSRNARIAKARSSKLQSEKTNQKCEPEDAKCHDDKPAREEKLKGKSGIDNEAQRYHKHALYFYSKWKEAETEKLLEIEESSLIDLQIEIGSGCFGVCSLAKYGAQTVVVKQQGDSAASKHEARMTAKLRHPNLVCFLGAVERNNRVDIITHFHSVNGQHTNLSTISTENAAAIHWRRLIRGLCEGIRYLHENVKILHNDIKANNVVLDGCNFAEVEGVLIDFGKATEQISPKIYRTPADTKKFKHLAPELGKANGKQSKSSDIYSFGYLIRCINYKYPNVPSVLIDLYRSCLRSNPWKRPSANDLCEHVGGT, from the exons ATGGTAATAGTGAAAGGACTGTTTCTACTATGCACAAGAACTGAGGTAAGCCGCCTTCA AATGGAGGCTTCCAAATTGCTAAGATCTCGTAGGAGCTCCGATAGtcgaaagaaaaggaagaaggaACAAAAAGCTCTTGATGCAAAACGAAGAAAAAGCCGCAACGCTCGTATAGCAAAAGCTCGGTCATCAAAGTTGCAGAGCGAGAAAACGAATCAGAAGTGCGAGCCAGAAGACGCTAAATGTCACGACGATAAACCCGCACGTGAGGAAAAATTGAAGGGGAAGAGCGGAATAGATAACGAAGCGCAGCGCTATCACAAACATGCTCTTTATTTCTATTCGAAGTGGAAAGAGGCAGAAACAGAGAAGTTACTTGAAATCGAAGAGAGCAGTTTGATCGACCTACAAATCGAGATAGGAAGTGGATGTTTTGGAGTTTGTTCGCTAGCTAAGTACGGAGCACAGACGGTTGTTGTGAAACAACAAGGTGATAGCGCGGCAAGTAAACATGAAGCAAGGATGACAGCGAAACTAAGACATCCCAATCTGGTATGTTTCTTAGGCGCAGTGGAGCGTAACAACAGAGTGGACATAATTACCCATTTCCACAGTGTGAACGGACAACACACGAATTTGAGTACCATTTCTACCGAAAACGCGGCAGCTATTCACTGGAGGCGCCTAATAAGGGGACTATGTGAAGGAATCAGATACTtgcatgaaaatgttaaaattcTTCACAATGACATCAAGGCCAACAACGTTGTACTGGACGGATGCAATTTTGCCGAGGTAGAAGGTGTGCTGATAGACTTTGGGAAAGCTACGGAGCAAATAAGTCCAAAGATATACAGAACACCAGCAGATACTAAGAAATTTAAACATCTCGCACCCGAACTAGGGAAAGCAAACGGAAAGCAAAGCAAGAGCTCGGATATATATTCCTTCGGATACCTAATTAGATGTATAAATTACAAGTATCCGAATGTCCCGTCGGTGCTTATCGATCTCTATCGATCTTGCCTTCGCTCAAACCCGTGGAAAAGACCATCAGCCAACGATTTGTGCGAACACGTGGGAGGCACATAA